Proteins from a genomic interval of Panthera uncia isolate 11264 chromosome C1 unlocalized genomic scaffold, Puncia_PCG_1.0 HiC_scaffold_4, whole genome shotgun sequence:
- the FNDC10 gene encoding fibronectin type III domain-containing protein 10, translating into MEVLPEGPEAGGGRLCFRSPARGFRCQAPGCAAHASAGRSLRASVLRNRSVLLQWRLAPAEARRVRAFALNCSWRGAYTRFPCERVLLGASCRDYLLPDVHDGVRYRLCLQPLPLRAEPAAAAPEPAGPAECVEFAAEPAGMREIVVAMTAVGGSICVMLVVICLLVAYITENLMHPAFGRPGLRRQP; encoded by the exons ATGGAG GTGCTGCCCGAGGGCCCCGAGGCGGGCGGCGGGCGCCTGTGCTTCCGCAGCCCCGCGCGCGGCTTCCGCTGCCAGGCGCCCGGCTGCGCGGCGCACGCCTCGGCCGGCCGCTCGCTGCGCGCCAGCGTCCTGCGCAACCGCAGCGTGCTGCTGCAGTGGCGCCTGGCGCCGGCCGAGGCGCGCCGCGTGCGCGCCTTCGCGCTCAACTGCTCGTGGCGCGGCGCCTACACGCGCTTCCCGTGCGAGCGCGTGCTGCTCGGCGCCTCCTGCCGAGACTACCTGCTGCCCGACGTGCACGACGGCGTGCGCTACCGCCTGTGCCTGCAGCCGCTGCCGCTGCGCGCCgagcccgccgccgccgccccggaGCCCGCCGGGCCCGCCGAGTGCGTGGAGTTCGCTGCCGAGCCGGCCGGCATGCGGGAGATCGTGGTGGCCATGACGGCGGTGGGCGGCTCCATCTGCGTCATGCTGGTGGTCATCTGCCTGCTCGTGGCCTACATCACCGAGAACCTCATGCACCCGGCTTTTGGGCGCCCCGGCCTGCGCAGGCAGCCCTGA
- the MIB2 gene encoding E3 ubiquitin-protein ligase MIB2 isoform X2, translated as MDPDPQAGVQVGMRVVRGVDWKWGQQDGGEGGVGTVVELGRHGSPSTPDRTVVVQWDHGTRTNYRAGYQGAHDLLLYDNAQIGVRHPNIVCDCCKKHGLRGMRWKCRVCFDYDLCTQCYMHGKHDLTHAFERYETAHSRPVTLSPRQGLPRIPLRGIFQGAKVVRGPDWEWGSQDGGEGKPGRVVDIRGWDVETGRSVASVTWADGTTNVYRVGHKGKVDLKCVGEAAGGFYYKEHLPRLGKPAELQRRVSADGQPFQHGDKVKCLLDTDILREMQEGHGGWNPRMAEFIGQTGTVHRITERGDVRVQFGHETRWTFHPGALTKHNAFWVGDVVRVIDDLDTVKRLQAGHGEWTDDMAPALGRVGKVVKVFRDGNLRVAVGGQLWTFSPSCLVAYRPEEDANLDVAERARENKSSLSVALDKLRAQKSDLEHPGRLVVEVALGSMAGALDLLRRHPEQVDAKNQGRTALQVAAYLGQVELVRLLLQARAGADLPDDEGNTALHYAALGNQPEAARALLSSGCGANALNGTRSAALHVAVRRGFLEVVRVLCERGCDVNLPDAHADTPLHCAISAGAGASGIVEVLTEVPGIDVTATNSQGFTLLHHAALKGHTLAVRKILARARQLVDAKKEDGFTALHLAALNNHREVIQILIREGRCDVNVRNRQLQSALHLAVQQAHVGLVPLLVDAGCSVNAEDEEGDTALHVALQRHQLLPLAADGAGGDPGPLQLLSRLQASGLPGSGELTVGAAVACFLALEGADVSYANHRGRSPLDLAAEGRVLKALQGCAQRFRERHAGGGGGAAPGPRLALGTPNTVTNLHVAAPSGPEAAECLVCSELALLVLFSPCQHRTVCEDGTEVAGAPPAPGPPRQLVEELQSRYRQMEERITCPICIDSHIRLVFQCGHGACAPCGAALSACPICRQPIRDRIQIFV; from the exons ATGGACCCAGACCCCCAGGCAGGCGTGCAGGTGGGCATGCGTGTGGTGCGCGGCGTGGACTGGAAGTGGGGCCAGCAGGATGGCGGCGAGGGCGGCGTGGGCACTGTGGTGGAGCTTGGCCGCCACGGAAGCCCCTCGACCCCTGACCGCACGGTAGTCGTGCAGTGGGACCACGGCACCCGCACCAACTACCGCGCAGGCTACCAGGGCGCGCACGACCTGCTGCTCTACGACAACGCCCAGATCG gcgTCCGCCACCCCAACATTGTCTGTGACTGCTGCAAGAAGCATGGCCTGCGGGGTATGCGCTGGAAGTGCCGCGTCTGCTTCGACTACGACCTGTGCACGCAGTGCTACATGCACGGCAAGCACGACCTCACCCACGCCTTCGAGCGCTACGAGACGGCCCACTCGCGCCC GGTCACGCTGAGTCCCCGCCAGGGCCTCCCCAGGATCCCGCTGAGGGGCATCTTCCAGGGGGCGAAGGTGGTACGGGGTCCTGACTGGGAGTGGGGCTCGCAGGACG GCGGGGAAGGGAAGCCAGGCCGAGTGGTGGACATCCGTGGCTGGGATGTGGAGACAGGCCGGAGCGTGGCCAGTGTGACGTGGGCAGATGGCACCACCAATGTGTACCGAGTGGGCCACAAGGGCAAGGTGGACCTCAAGTGTGTAGGCGAGGCGGCTGGTGGCTTCTACTACAAGGAGCACCTGCCAAGGCTCG GCAAGCCGGCAGAGCTGCAGCGCAGGGTGAGTGCTGATGGCCAGCCTTTCCAGCACGGGGACAAGGTTAAGTGTCTGCTGGACACAGACATCCTGAGGGAGATGCAGGAAGGCCACGGCGGGTGGAACCCCAGGATGGCGGAG TTTATCGGACAGACGGGCACCGTGCACCGCATCACGGAGCGTGGGGATGTGCGCGTGCAGTTCGGCCATGAGACCCGCTGGACCTTCCACCCTGGGGCTCTCACCAAG CACAACGCCTTCTGGGTGGGTGACGTGGTGCGGGTCATTGATGACCTTGACACGGTGAAGCGGCTACAAGCTGGGCACGGCGAGTGGACAGATGACATGGCCCCT gCCCTGGGCCGCGTCGGGAAGGTGGTAAAAGTTTTCAGAGACGGTAACCTGCGTGTGGCAGTCGGCGGTCAGCTGTGGACCTTCAGCCCCTCCTGCCTGGTGGCCTACCGCCCTGAGGAAGATGCCAACCTGGACGTAGCAGAGCGTGCCAGGGAGAACAAAA gctccctgagtgTTGCCCTGGACAAGCTTCGAGCCCAGAAGAGCGACCTTGAGCATCCGGGGAGACTGGTGGTGGAGGTGGCCCTAGGCAGTATGGCCGGGGCTCTGGACCTGCTGAGGAGGCACCCGGAGCAG GTGGACGCCAAGAACCAGGGCAGGACCGCCCTGCAGGTGGCTGCCTACCTGGGCCAGGTGGAGCTGGTGCGGCTGCTGCTGCAGGCACGGGCGGGCGCAGACCTGCCCGACGATGAGGGCAACACGGCGCTGCACTACGCGGCCCTGGG GAACCAGCCGGAGGCTGCCCGGGCGCTCCTGAGCTCCGGGTGCGGGGCCAATGCCCTTAACGGCACCCGGAGCGCAGCGCTGCATGTGGCCGTGCGGAGGGGCTTTCTGGAGGTGGTGAGGGTCCTGTGTGAGCGCGGCTGTGACGTCAATCTGCCT GACGCCCATGCGGACACACCCCTGCACTGTGCCATCTCGGCGGGCGCCGGCGCCAGCGGCATCGTGGAGGTCCTCACTGAGGTGCCGGGCATCGACGTCACTGCCACCAACAGCCAGGGCTTCACCCTGCTGCACCACGCGGCCCTCAAGGGCCACACACT AGCTGTCAGGAAGATCCTAGCTCGGGCACGTCAGCTGGTGGATGCCAAGAAAGAGGACGGCTTCACGGCCTTGCACCTGGCCGCCCTCAACAACCACCGGGAGGTGATCCAGATTCTCATCCGAGAG ggcCGCTGTGACGTGAACGTCCGCAACCGGCAGCTCCAGTCCGCACTGCACCTGGCGGTGCAGCAGGCCCACGTGGGCCTCGTGCCGCTGCTGGTGGACGCTGGCTGCAGCGTCAATGCCGAGGATGAGGAGGGGGACACGGCCTTGCACGTGGCACTGCAGCGTCACCAGCTGCTGCCCCTGGCGGCCGATGGGGCCGGGGGGGACCCGGGGCCCTTGCAGCTGCTGTCCAGG CTACAGGCCTCCGGCCTCCCGGGCAGCGGGGAGCTGACGGTGGGCGCGGCGGTCGCGTGCTTCCTGGCGCTGGAGGGCGCCGACGTGAGCTACGCCAACCACCGCGGCCGGAGCCCCCTGGACCTGGCCGCCGAGGGCCGCGTGCTCAAGGCCCTGCAGGGCTGCGCGCAGCGCTTCCG GGAGCGGCacgcgggcggcggcgggggcgcggcCCCGGGCCCCAGGCTGGCGCTCGGCACCCCCAACACCGTGACGAACCTGCACGTGGCCGCGCCGTCGGGGCCCGAGGCCGCCGAGTGCCTGGTGTGCTCGGAGCTGGCGCTGCTGGTGTTGTTCTCGCCGTGCCAGCATCGCACGGTGTGCGAGG ACGGCACGGAGGTGGCCGGCGCGCCCCCTGCGCCCGGCCCGCCGCGGCAGCTGGTGGAGGAGCTCCAGAGCCGCTACCGGCAGATGGAAGAACGCATCACCTGCCCCATCTGCATCGACAGCCACATCCGCCTCGTGTTCCAGTGCGGCCACGGCGCGTGCGCGCCCTGCGGCGCCGCGCTCAGCGCCTGCCCCATTTGCCGCCAGCCCATCCGCGACCGCATCCAGATCTTCGTGTAG
- the MMP23B gene encoding matrix metalloproteinase-23, with amino-acid sequence MGLGACVSSAASGARAQAGRLGAVLGALCLLPVLMMLARLGAPSARLAASAVQGDLAAPNPAGVLATPGPGPLPLQAPRRRRYTLTPARLRWDHFNLTYRILSFPRNLLSPSETRRGLATAFRMWSDVSPFSFREVAPEQPSDLRIGFYPVNHTDCLVSALHHCFDGPTGELAHAFFPPHGGIHFDDSEYWVLGPTRYSWKKGVWLTDLVHVAAHEIGHALGLMHSQHGRALMHLNATLRGWKTLSQDELWGLHRLYGCLDRLFVCTSWARRGFCDTRRRLMKRLCPSSCDFCYEFPFPTVAATAPPPRTKTRLVPEGRNVTFRCGQKILHKKGKVYWYKDQEPLEFSYPGYLALGEAHLSIIANAINEGTYTCVVRRRQRVLSTYSWRVRVRG; translated from the exons ATGGGCCTCGGGGCCTGCGTGTCCTCGGCGGCGTCGGGGGCCCGAGCCCAGGCTGGCCGGCTGGGAGCTGTGCTGGGTGCCTTGTGCCTGCTGCCCGTGCTCATGATGCTGGCCCGGCTGGGGGCCCCCTCGGCCCGGCTGGCAGCCAGCGCAGTGCAG GGAGATCTCGCCGCACCCAATCCCGCGGGTGTCCTCGCTACCCCGGGACCTGGTCCTCTGCCCCTCCAGGCGCCCCGCAGACGCCGCTACACGCTGACCCCCGCCAGGCTGCGCTGGGACCACTTCAACCTCACCTACAG gattctctccttcccacgGAACCTGCTGAGCCCCAGTGAGACCCGGCGGGGCCTGGCCACCGCCTTCCGCATGTGGAGCGACGTGTCCCCCTTCAGCTTCCGAGAGGTGGCCCCCGAGCAGCCCAGTGACCTCCGCATAG GCTTCTACCCCGTCAACCACACGGACTGCCTGGTCTCTGCCCTGCACCACTGCTTTGACGGCCCGACAGGCGAGCTGGCCCACGCCTTCTTCCCCCCGCACGGGGGCATCCACTTCGATGACAGCGAATACTGGGTCCTGGGCCCCACGCGCTACAGCTGGAAGAAAG GCGTTTGGCTCACCGACCTGGTGCACGTGGCGGCCCACGAGATCGGCCACGCGCTGGGCCTGATGCACTCGCAGCACGGCCGGGCTCTCATGCACCTCAACGCCACGCTGCGTGGCTGGAAGACGCTGTCGCAGGACGAGCTGTGGGGGCTGCACCGACTCTACG GCTGCCTGGACCGACTGTTTGTGTGCACATCCTGGGCACGGAGGGGGTTCTGTGACACCCGCCGGAGACTTATGAAGAGGCTCTGTCCCAGCAGCTGTGACTTCTGCTACG AGTTTCCCTTCCCCACGGTGGCTGCCACTGCACCGCCACCCAGGACCAAGACCAGGCTGGTGCCCGAGGGCCGGAACGTGACCTTCCGCTGCGGCCAGAAGATCCTCCACAAGAAAGGCAAAGTGTA CTGGTACAAGgaccaggagcccctggaattcTCCTACCCTGGCTACCTGGCGCTGGGCGAGGCGCATCTGAGCATCATCGCCAACGCCATCAACGAGGGCACGTACACGTGCGTGGTGCGCCGGCGGCAGCGGGTGCTCAGCACCTACTCCTGGCGGGTCCGCGTGCGGGGCTGA
- the MIB2 gene encoding E3 ubiquitin-protein ligase MIB2 isoform X1, with protein sequence MDPDPQAGVQVGMRVVRGVDWKWGQQDGGEGGVGTVVELGRHGSPSTPDRTVVVQWDHGTRTNYRAGYQGAHDLLLYDNAQIGVRHPNIVCDCCKKHGLRGMRWKCRVCFDYDLCTQCYMHGKHDLTHAFERYETAHSRPVTLSPRQGLPRIPLRGIFQGAKVVRGPDWEWGSQDGGEGKPGRVVDIRGWDVETGRSVASVTWADGTTNVYRVGHKGKVDLKCVGEAAGGFYYKEHLPRLGKPAELQRRVSADGQPFQHGDKVKCLLDTDILREMQEGHGGWNPRMAEFIGQTGTVHRITERGDVRVQFGHETRWTFHPGALTKHNAFWVGDVVRVIDDLDTVKRLQAGHGEWTDDMAPALGRVGKVVKVFRDGNLRVAVGGQLWTFSPSCLVAYRPEEDANLDVAERARENKSSLSVALDKLRAQKSDLEHPGRLVVEVALGSMAGALDLLRRHPEQVDAKNQGRTALQVAAYLGQVELVRLLLQARAGADLPDDEGNTALHYAALGNQPEAARALLSSGCGANALNGTRSAALHVAVRRGFLEVVRVLCERGCDVNLPDAHADTPLHCAISAGAGASGIVEVLTEVPGIDVTATNSQGFTLLHHAALKGHTLAVRKILARARQLVDAKKEDGFTALHLAALNNHREVIQILIREGRCDVNVRNRQLQSALHLAVQQAHVGLVPLLVDAGCSVNAEDEEGDTALHVALQRHQLLPLAADGAGGDPGPLQLLSRLQASGLPGSGELTVGAAVACFLALEGADVSYANHRGRSPLDLAAEGRVLKALQGCAQRFRERHAGGGGGAAPGPRLALGTPNTVTNLHVAAPSGPEAAECLVCSELALLVLFSPCQHRTVCEECARRMKKCIRCQVVIGKKLRPDGTEVAGAPPAPGPPRQLVEELQSRYRQMEERITCPICIDSHIRLVFQCGHGACAPCGAALSACPICRQPIRDRIQIFV encoded by the exons ATGGACCCAGACCCCCAGGCAGGCGTGCAGGTGGGCATGCGTGTGGTGCGCGGCGTGGACTGGAAGTGGGGCCAGCAGGATGGCGGCGAGGGCGGCGTGGGCACTGTGGTGGAGCTTGGCCGCCACGGAAGCCCCTCGACCCCTGACCGCACGGTAGTCGTGCAGTGGGACCACGGCACCCGCACCAACTACCGCGCAGGCTACCAGGGCGCGCACGACCTGCTGCTCTACGACAACGCCCAGATCG gcgTCCGCCACCCCAACATTGTCTGTGACTGCTGCAAGAAGCATGGCCTGCGGGGTATGCGCTGGAAGTGCCGCGTCTGCTTCGACTACGACCTGTGCACGCAGTGCTACATGCACGGCAAGCACGACCTCACCCACGCCTTCGAGCGCTACGAGACGGCCCACTCGCGCCC GGTCACGCTGAGTCCCCGCCAGGGCCTCCCCAGGATCCCGCTGAGGGGCATCTTCCAGGGGGCGAAGGTGGTACGGGGTCCTGACTGGGAGTGGGGCTCGCAGGACG GCGGGGAAGGGAAGCCAGGCCGAGTGGTGGACATCCGTGGCTGGGATGTGGAGACAGGCCGGAGCGTGGCCAGTGTGACGTGGGCAGATGGCACCACCAATGTGTACCGAGTGGGCCACAAGGGCAAGGTGGACCTCAAGTGTGTAGGCGAGGCGGCTGGTGGCTTCTACTACAAGGAGCACCTGCCAAGGCTCG GCAAGCCGGCAGAGCTGCAGCGCAGGGTGAGTGCTGATGGCCAGCCTTTCCAGCACGGGGACAAGGTTAAGTGTCTGCTGGACACAGACATCCTGAGGGAGATGCAGGAAGGCCACGGCGGGTGGAACCCCAGGATGGCGGAG TTTATCGGACAGACGGGCACCGTGCACCGCATCACGGAGCGTGGGGATGTGCGCGTGCAGTTCGGCCATGAGACCCGCTGGACCTTCCACCCTGGGGCTCTCACCAAG CACAACGCCTTCTGGGTGGGTGACGTGGTGCGGGTCATTGATGACCTTGACACGGTGAAGCGGCTACAAGCTGGGCACGGCGAGTGGACAGATGACATGGCCCCT gCCCTGGGCCGCGTCGGGAAGGTGGTAAAAGTTTTCAGAGACGGTAACCTGCGTGTGGCAGTCGGCGGTCAGCTGTGGACCTTCAGCCCCTCCTGCCTGGTGGCCTACCGCCCTGAGGAAGATGCCAACCTGGACGTAGCAGAGCGTGCCAGGGAGAACAAAA gctccctgagtgTTGCCCTGGACAAGCTTCGAGCCCAGAAGAGCGACCTTGAGCATCCGGGGAGACTGGTGGTGGAGGTGGCCCTAGGCAGTATGGCCGGGGCTCTGGACCTGCTGAGGAGGCACCCGGAGCAG GTGGACGCCAAGAACCAGGGCAGGACCGCCCTGCAGGTGGCTGCCTACCTGGGCCAGGTGGAGCTGGTGCGGCTGCTGCTGCAGGCACGGGCGGGCGCAGACCTGCCCGACGATGAGGGCAACACGGCGCTGCACTACGCGGCCCTGGG GAACCAGCCGGAGGCTGCCCGGGCGCTCCTGAGCTCCGGGTGCGGGGCCAATGCCCTTAACGGCACCCGGAGCGCAGCGCTGCATGTGGCCGTGCGGAGGGGCTTTCTGGAGGTGGTGAGGGTCCTGTGTGAGCGCGGCTGTGACGTCAATCTGCCT GACGCCCATGCGGACACACCCCTGCACTGTGCCATCTCGGCGGGCGCCGGCGCCAGCGGCATCGTGGAGGTCCTCACTGAGGTGCCGGGCATCGACGTCACTGCCACCAACAGCCAGGGCTTCACCCTGCTGCACCACGCGGCCCTCAAGGGCCACACACT AGCTGTCAGGAAGATCCTAGCTCGGGCACGTCAGCTGGTGGATGCCAAGAAAGAGGACGGCTTCACGGCCTTGCACCTGGCCGCCCTCAACAACCACCGGGAGGTGATCCAGATTCTCATCCGAGAG ggcCGCTGTGACGTGAACGTCCGCAACCGGCAGCTCCAGTCCGCACTGCACCTGGCGGTGCAGCAGGCCCACGTGGGCCTCGTGCCGCTGCTGGTGGACGCTGGCTGCAGCGTCAATGCCGAGGATGAGGAGGGGGACACGGCCTTGCACGTGGCACTGCAGCGTCACCAGCTGCTGCCCCTGGCGGCCGATGGGGCCGGGGGGGACCCGGGGCCCTTGCAGCTGCTGTCCAGG CTACAGGCCTCCGGCCTCCCGGGCAGCGGGGAGCTGACGGTGGGCGCGGCGGTCGCGTGCTTCCTGGCGCTGGAGGGCGCCGACGTGAGCTACGCCAACCACCGCGGCCGGAGCCCCCTGGACCTGGCCGCCGAGGGCCGCGTGCTCAAGGCCCTGCAGGGCTGCGCGCAGCGCTTCCG GGAGCGGCacgcgggcggcggcgggggcgcggcCCCGGGCCCCAGGCTGGCGCTCGGCACCCCCAACACCGTGACGAACCTGCACGTGGCCGCGCCGTCGGGGCCCGAGGCCGCCGAGTGCCTGGTGTGCTCGGAGCTGGCGCTGCTGGTGTTGTTCTCGCCGTGCCAGCATCGCACGGTGTGCGAGG AGTGTGCGCGCAGGATGAAGAAGTGCATCAGGTGCCAGGTGGTCATCGGCAAGAAGCTGCGCCCAG ACGGCACGGAGGTGGCCGGCGCGCCCCCTGCGCCCGGCCCGCCGCGGCAGCTGGTGGAGGAGCTCCAGAGCCGCTACCGGCAGATGGAAGAACGCATCACCTGCCCCATCTGCATCGACAGCCACATCCGCCTCGTGTTCCAGTGCGGCCACGGCGCGTGCGCGCCCTGCGGCGCCGCGCTCAGCGCCTGCCCCATTTGCCGCCAGCCCATCCGCGACCGCATCCAGATCTTCGTGTAG